The following are encoded in a window of Ruminiclostridium herbifermentans genomic DNA:
- a CDS encoding phage major capsid protein: protein MKSKDLIQQELRDNLVAAFKSTDENAIAQAFNIFAESVQQNIMEEFQAYQKTADSTILAKRGVHQLTAEENKFYQGIIDALKAPDIRQAFTSLDTAYPETVIDNVISDIKEAHPLLSAITFTNTTILTKMIVNKQGAQLAVWGAINSAITKELSGAIGKIDLTLCKLSAFMPISKDMIVVGPTWIDAYVRGVLSEAIALALETAIVTGTGKDEPIGMDRDVSDDVTVTGGVYPKKTPVVVKDFSPVTYGAIAGKLAQAPNNKTRPVNNILLIVNPQDYFTKVFPATTVRAADGTYSHDVFPYPTTVVQSSAVESGSAIFGLADKYFMGIGAGTNGGKIEYSDEFKFLDDERVYLTKLYGNGRALDDNAFILADISGLTPATLEVSVTNVVKTKQQA from the coding sequence ATGAAATCAAAAGACTTAATACAGCAGGAATTAAGAGATAACTTAGTAGCAGCTTTTAAAAGTACAGACGAAAATGCAATTGCTCAGGCATTTAACATTTTTGCTGAGTCTGTACAGCAAAATATTATGGAGGAATTTCAAGCATATCAAAAAACAGCTGATAGCACTATACTAGCTAAAAGAGGAGTTCACCAGCTAACCGCTGAGGAAAACAAGTTCTATCAAGGAATAATTGATGCTTTGAAGGCACCAGATATCAGGCAGGCTTTTACATCTCTTGATACTGCATATCCGGAAACAGTAATTGATAATGTAATATCTGATATAAAAGAAGCTCACCCATTACTTTCAGCCATAACATTTACAAACACTACAATATTGACAAAGATGATAGTCAATAAACAAGGTGCGCAACTTGCTGTGTGGGGGGCTATTAATTCAGCTATTACAAAAGAATTAAGTGGTGCCATAGGAAAAATAGACCTTACACTTTGTAAGCTATCTGCATTCATGCCAATAAGTAAGGATATGATCGTAGTTGGCCCTACTTGGATTGATGCATATGTAAGAGGTGTACTTTCAGAAGCAATTGCATTAGCACTAGAGACTGCTATTGTTACAGGCACTGGTAAAGATGAGCCTATTGGAATGGATAGGGATGTATCTGATGATGTAACAGTAACAGGAGGTGTTTATCCTAAAAAAACTCCAGTCGTAGTTAAAGATTTTAGTCCAGTAACCTATGGAGCTATTGCTGGTAAATTAGCACAAGCACCTAATAACAAGACAAGGCCTGTTAATAACATCTTACTTATAGTGAATCCACAGGATTACTTTACTAAAGTATTTCCGGCAACAACTGTAAGAGCTGCAGATGGTACATATTCACATGATGTATTTCCATATCCAACTACAGTAGTACAATCATCTGCAGTAGAATCTGGTAGTGCTATTTTTGGATTGGCTGATAAGTACTTTATGGGTATAGGAGCTGGTACAAATGGCGGTAAGATAGAGTATTCAGATGAATTCAAGTTCCTCGATGATGAAAGGGTATATCTAACCAAGTTATACGGTAATGGCAGAGCTTTAGACGATAACGCCTTTATTCTTGCAGATATTAGTGGGCTTACTCCTGCTACTCTTGAAGTATCAGTAACAAATGTGGTAAAAACAAAGCAACAGGCTTAA
- a CDS encoding head maturation protease, ClpP-related: MTKSIFLVKQSIDLSTLDLYIYDYVEGDSRDWWTGEKIESQTSANYVQKQLEVAKDVKFINLYINSYGGDVKEGLGIYNQLKRHTAYKTAYIDGFACSIASVIAMAADKIVMGTNTLMMIHHASMAAYGNAEELRKAANDVEVIDKASCSSYLTKAGDKLSEETLNQLLDEQTWLSAEQCLQYGLCDEIAGKENTNITEAQQRFEQSIKYQIQQAKGKIIVPEQFINQKTNAEKLRAAFFNKKIGG; encoded by the coding sequence GTGACAAAATCTATATTTTTAGTTAAGCAATCAATTGATTTAAGCACCCTAGATTTATACATTTATGACTATGTTGAGGGAGATAGCCGGGATTGGTGGACTGGTGAAAAAATAGAAAGTCAAACATCTGCAAACTATGTTCAAAAACAATTAGAAGTAGCAAAAGATGTTAAGTTTATAAACCTTTATATTAACAGTTACGGTGGTGATGTTAAGGAAGGTCTGGGAATATATAACCAGCTAAAAAGACATACAGCATATAAAACTGCATATATTGATGGTTTTGCATGTTCTATAGCATCTGTTATAGCTATGGCCGCAGATAAGATTGTTATGGGAACAAATACGCTAATGATGATTCATCATGCTTCAATGGCTGCATATGGAAATGCGGAAGAACTCAGAAAGGCAGCTAATGATGTAGAGGTAATTGACAAGGCAAGTTGCTCTAGTTACCTTACAAAAGCTGGGGATAAGTTAAGCGAAGAAACATTAAATCAGCTACTTGATGAGCAAACATGGTTAAGTGCTGAACAGTGTTTACAGTATGGCTTATGTGACGAAATTGCAGGTAAGGAAAATACAAACATTACAGAAGCACAGCAGAGATTTGAACAATCCATAAAATATCAAATTCAGCAGGCTAAAGGTAAAATTATTGTTCCAGAACAGTTTATTAATCAAAAAACAAATGCTGAAAAACTTAGGGCAGCATTTTTTAATAAGAAAATAGGAGGATGA
- a CDS encoding phage portal protein gives MISLRNKAFYFTLKGGEKLKFFDWIKDFFGVEKSMIFINQNALASNEALVAIKDFALCSAINLIAGVLSKCEFKTYLNGIEVKGDEYYLWNIEPNRNQNSTQFIQEFISKLLYYNECLILDINGQLIIADDFTQTEYAVLENTFTNVTRGTMKFDKTFKMSEVLYFKYSNNDVQRLLSELMNGYNNLLKMAIGKFKRSGGRKGILDIDATASGDKNFQQRFDDLMNNRFKTYFEAENAVLPLHRGFNYNEQNGEGSKKSTSDMVDISAIVKEELDRAAQAFKIPTSLLRGDIADVEKITDNFLTFCIDPLSDMVGEEINRKRYGKSAFLKGSYVKADTTCIKHIDIFSISESFDKLIASGGYSIDDLRQKAGDSPLNKEWSKKHWITKNYSDVQDMKGGEK, from the coding sequence ATGATAAGTCTTAGAAATAAGGCTTTTTATTTTACCTTGAAAGGTGGTGAGAAATTGAAGTTTTTTGACTGGATTAAGGACTTCTTTGGAGTTGAAAAGTCAATGATATTTATAAATCAAAATGCATTGGCGTCAAACGAAGCATTAGTTGCGATAAAAGATTTCGCGCTCTGTTCTGCAATCAACCTTATTGCTGGAGTATTAAGTAAATGTGAATTTAAAACATACCTAAATGGCATTGAGGTTAAAGGTGACGAATACTACCTTTGGAACATAGAGCCAAACAGAAACCAGAACTCGACACAATTTATACAGGAGTTTATATCAAAACTGCTTTACTATAACGAGTGCTTGATCTTAGATATAAACGGTCAGTTGATTATTGCTGATGATTTCACTCAAACAGAGTATGCAGTACTAGAAAATACCTTTACAAATGTTACTAGAGGAACAATGAAGTTTGATAAAACATTCAAAATGAGCGAAGTCCTATATTTTAAATATAGCAATAATGATGTTCAACGACTACTTTCTGAGTTGATGAATGGCTATAACAATTTGCTTAAAATGGCCATAGGAAAATTCAAACGCTCCGGGGGAAGAAAAGGAATTCTTGATATTGATGCAACTGCATCTGGTGATAAAAATTTTCAGCAACGATTTGATGATTTAATGAATAACAGATTTAAGACATATTTTGAGGCTGAAAATGCAGTACTACCACTACATAGAGGATTTAACTATAATGAGCAAAACGGTGAAGGAAGTAAAAAATCCACTAGTGATATGGTTGATATATCTGCAATAGTTAAAGAGGAATTAGACAGAGCTGCACAAGCATTTAAAATTCCTACATCTCTACTTAGGGGGGATATAGCAGACGTAGAGAAGATAACGGATAATTTTTTAACATTTTGCATTGATCCTTTATCGGATATGGTTGGAGAGGAAATCAACCGTAAAAGATATGGCAAAAGTGCTTTTTTAAAAGGCTCTTATGTTAAGGCAGATACAACTTGTATTAAGCATATTGATATATTCTCCATCTCAGAATCCTTTGACAAGCTTATAGCAAGTGGTGGATATAGCATTGATGATTTAAGACAGAAGGCGGGGGACAGTCCATTGAACAAAGAATGGAGCAAAAAGCATTGGATTACAAAAAATTATTCAGATGTACAGGATATGAAGGGAGGTGAGAAATAG
- a CDS encoding terminase TerL endonuclease subunit, protein MTNSKLIPEIQDYIDLVRSGEVEVCKEQLLLCDYVEKCFFEENLFVDETQLHKYLGLQKYFPFELLPWEVFCFTLHNCTYSSPGILRWPDLFILVGRGAGKNGYLSFEDFCLLSQYNNVKYYHIDICANSEEQARTSFDDVYNVLEANEIKLKKHFYWNKELIRNLKTKSELRYRTSNAKTKDGGRPGKVDFDEYHQYENYKSIQVFKTGLGKKKNPRTTITTTNGDVRDGPLDHIIARAERILNEQSGDNGLLPFICKLDDEKEVDDPKMWDKANPSLHYNEELRRQIEKEYVDYKEDPISNSSFMTKRMNIPKGNKDVEVTSWENILATNQEIPDLTGCTCIAGMDYAKTTDFVCAGLLFKYKGVYYWISHTWVCEKCNDLGRIKAPLHDWEEAGLLTFVKGVEISPDIPATWLAEQAQKYNITTLGVDNYRYTLLAKALREVGFDTDKQGANNIKLTRPSNQMLISPVITSLFSNHKIAWGNNPLMRWYTNNTCIKQEAHGNFSYGKIEPKSRKTDGFMAFISAMCAGGVDLEDSGETPDFDLGVYTY, encoded by the coding sequence ATGACGAACTCTAAGTTGATTCCGGAAATTCAGGATTACATTGATCTTGTAAGAAGTGGAGAAGTTGAAGTTTGTAAAGAGCAGCTTTTATTATGTGACTATGTAGAGAAATGTTTCTTTGAGGAAAACTTATTTGTAGATGAAACACAATTACATAAATATTTAGGTTTGCAAAAATACTTCCCGTTTGAGCTATTGCCTTGGGAAGTATTTTGTTTTACTCTCCACAATTGTACATATTCCTCGCCTGGTATTTTAAGATGGCCGGACTTGTTTATTTTAGTTGGAAGAGGGGCTGGCAAAAATGGATACTTAAGTTTTGAAGATTTTTGCTTGCTATCTCAATATAACAACGTTAAATATTATCACATAGATATTTGTGCTAATTCAGAAGAACAGGCTAGAACATCTTTTGATGATGTATACAATGTCTTAGAGGCTAATGAAATAAAATTAAAAAAACATTTTTACTGGAATAAAGAACTTATCCGGAATTTAAAGACAAAATCAGAATTAAGATATAGAACATCTAATGCAAAAACAAAGGATGGTGGCAGACCCGGTAAAGTAGATTTTGATGAATACCATCAATATGAAAACTATAAATCAATTCAGGTTTTTAAAACTGGATTAGGGAAAAAGAAGAATCCAAGAACAACTATTACTACTACAAACGGAGATGTAAGAGATGGCCCGCTTGATCACATAATTGCTAGAGCTGAGAGAATCCTTAACGAGCAAAGTGGAGATAATGGTTTATTGCCATTTATCTGTAAGCTTGATGATGAAAAGGAAGTAGACGATCCTAAGATGTGGGATAAAGCAAACCCATCCTTACACTACAATGAGGAGCTTAGGAGACAGATTGAAAAAGAGTATGTTGACTATAAAGAAGACCCTATAAGTAATTCATCATTCATGACAAAAAGAATGAACATTCCAAAAGGGAATAAGGATGTTGAAGTTACATCTTGGGAGAATATACTTGCTACTAATCAAGAAATACCAGACTTAACAGGTTGTACTTGTATTGCTGGTATGGACTATGCAAAAACAACTGATTTTGTATGCGCTGGGTTGCTCTTTAAATACAAGGGAGTTTACTATTGGATTTCGCATACATGGGTATGTGAAAAGTGTAATGACTTGGGAAGAATAAAAGCACCATTGCATGATTGGGAAGAGGCTGGATTGCTAACATTTGTGAAAGGCGTTGAAATATCTCCGGATATACCAGCTACTTGGTTAGCTGAACAGGCACAAAAGTATAACATAACAACGCTGGGCGTAGATAATTACAGATATACATTGTTAGCAAAGGCATTAAGAGAAGTTGGATTCGATACTGATAAACAGGGAGCTAATAATATTAAGCTTACAAGACCTAGTAATCAAATGCTTATTTCTCCAGTTATAACTAGCCTATTTAGTAATCATAAAATTGCGTGGGGAAATAACCCATTAATGAGATGGTATACAAACAATACTTGTATAAAGCAAGAGGCACATGGCAATTTTAGTTATGGAAAAATTGAGCCTAAGAGCAGAAAAACAGATGGATTTATGGCGTTTATTTCTGCAATGTGTGCTGGTGGAGTTGATTTAGAAGATAGTGGAGAAACTCCGGATTTTGATTTGGGAGTATACACATATTAA
- a CDS encoding P27 family phage terminase small subunit, whose amino-acid sequence MASAKKIKDSLIKQLKDKGANVEHFSSLIDDYIWYWIQEKNMQKDIKKRGQTYIAISAAGKEYEKDNPSVKNALMYNKQKLAILKELGLTTSNVKAGDGDDEL is encoded by the coding sequence ATGGCAAGTGCTAAGAAAATAAAGGATTCTCTTATAAAACAGCTTAAGGATAAAGGTGCTAATGTAGAACATTTTTCAAGCTTGATTGATGATTATATTTGGTACTGGATTCAAGAAAAAAATATGCAAAAAGATATTAAAAAAAGAGGTCAAACATATATAGCAATTTCGGCAGCAGGAAAAGAATACGAGAAAGATAATCCCTCTGTAAAAAATGCACTTATGTATAATAAACAAAAATTAGCCATCTTAAAAGAACTTGGATTAACGACATCAAATGTTAAAGCTGGTGATGGTGATGACGAACTCTAA
- a CDS encoding HNH endonuclease codes for MTTPDLVHWINKLIENNNIKAFYNSKLWEQIRDEALKRDNNECQKCKTKGLFRAAQCVHHIKHVRKHPELALSLDNTISLCNSCHDEEHPEKLNNKSKPQLNEERW; via the coding sequence ATGACAACACCAGATTTAGTTCATTGGATTAATAAGCTGATTGAGAATAACAATATAAAAGCTTTTTATAATTCAAAGTTATGGGAACAAATTAGAGATGAAGCTCTGAAAAGAGACAACAACGAATGTCAAAAATGCAAAACTAAAGGGTTATTTCGTGCAGCACAATGCGTTCATCATATAAAGCATGTAAGAAAACATCCTGAGTTAGCGTTGAGTTTAGATAATACTATTTCTTTATGCAATAGTTGTCATGATGAAGAGCATCCAGAAAAACTAAATAATAAAAGCAAACCACAGCTAAATGAGGAAAGATGGTAG